A region from the Inhella inkyongensis genome encodes:
- the icmF gene encoding fused isobutyryl-CoA mutase/GTPase IcmF, with amino-acid sequence MNHNEAEHKALANYRPTHKVRFVTAASLFDGHDAAINIMRRILQGMGAEVIHLGHNRSVDEVVTAALQEDAQGIAVSSYQGGHVEYFKYMVQLLKERGGAHIQVFGGGGGVIVPAEIKDLAAHGVRIFSPEDGQRMGLQGMIGEMVQRCDKDLSPLAPKDVKALQGHTEASWRALAQALTALENQSADEGFKQALHEAAKKSHAPVLGITGTGGAGKSSLTDELIRRLRLDQDDQLRIALISIDPSRRKSGGALLGDRIRMNAIAPWQHGNRVFMRSLATRDFGSEISQALPDCIAAAKAAGFDLVIVETSGIGQGDAAIVPLVDIPMYVMTPEFGAASQLEKIDMLDFAQFVAINKFDRKGALDALRDVAKQVQRNREAFTVMPDQMPVFGTMASRFNDDGVTALYQALKPVLIEKGLKLKAGRLSPVATRHSTHQVPIVPAARVRYLAEIADTVRGYKAKARAQAKLAREIQQLRGSQAMLKACKHEVPATLEALAVEREGQMLPESRKLLAQWPDMQKAYAGDEYVVKIRDKEIRTQLVQASLSGTKIRKVVLPTYECQGELLKWLMLDNVPGSFPYTAGVFAFKREGEDPTRMFAGEGDAFRTNRRFKLVSEGLPAKRLSTAFDSVTLYGADPAPRPDIYGKVGNSGVSIATLDDMKVLYSGFNLCDPATSVSMTINGPAPTILAMFMNTAIDQQLEKFKLDNGREPTDTEASKVREWVLANVRGTVQADILKEDQGQNTCIFSTEFSLKVMGDIASYFVHHNVRNFYSVSISGYHIAEAGANPISQLAFTLSNGFTFVEAYLARGMHIDDFAPNLSFFFSNGMDPEYTVLGRVARRIWATSMRDKYGANERSQKLKYHVQTSGRSLHAQEIAFNDIRTTLQALIAIYDNCNSLHTNAYDEAITTPTEESVRRAMAIQMIINREWGLAKNENPNQGAFVIDELTELVEEAVLAEFEKIAERGGVLGAMETGYQRSKIQEESMHYEMLKHTGEYPIIGVNTFRNPHGDPVPEHIELARSTEEEKQSQLTRLADFQARNAAQSGPMLKRLQQAVIDNGNVFEVLMDAVRVCSLGQITSALFEVGGQYRRSM; translated from the coding sequence ATGAACCACAACGAAGCTGAACACAAGGCGCTGGCCAATTACCGTCCCACCCACAAGGTGCGCTTTGTGACGGCCGCCAGCCTGTTCGACGGCCACGACGCCGCCATCAACATCATGCGCCGCATCCTGCAGGGCATGGGCGCCGAGGTCATCCACCTCGGCCACAACCGCTCGGTGGACGAGGTGGTGACCGCGGCCTTGCAGGAAGACGCGCAGGGCATCGCCGTCAGCTCCTACCAGGGCGGGCATGTCGAGTACTTCAAGTACATGGTGCAGCTGCTGAAGGAACGCGGCGGCGCGCACATCCAGGTCTTTGGCGGCGGCGGCGGCGTGATCGTGCCGGCCGAGATCAAGGACCTGGCCGCGCATGGCGTGCGCATCTTCAGCCCCGAGGACGGGCAGCGCATGGGCCTGCAAGGGATGATCGGCGAGATGGTGCAGCGCTGCGACAAGGATCTGTCGCCCCTGGCCCCCAAGGACGTCAAGGCCCTGCAAGGGCACACCGAAGCCAGCTGGCGCGCGCTGGCCCAGGCGCTGACCGCGCTGGAGAACCAATCGGCCGACGAAGGGTTCAAACAAGCCCTGCACGAGGCCGCGAAGAAGAGCCACGCGCCCGTGCTGGGCATCACCGGCACCGGCGGCGCAGGCAAGTCCAGCCTGACCGACGAGTTGATCCGCCGCCTGCGCCTGGACCAGGACGATCAGCTGCGCATCGCGCTGATCTCCATCGACCCCTCGCGCCGCAAGAGCGGCGGCGCGCTCTTGGGCGACCGCATCCGCATGAACGCGATTGCCCCCTGGCAACACGGCAACCGCGTCTTCATGCGCAGCTTGGCCACGCGCGACTTCGGCAGCGAAATCAGCCAGGCCCTGCCCGACTGCATTGCCGCCGCAAAGGCGGCCGGCTTTGACCTGGTGATCGTCGAGACCTCGGGTATCGGCCAGGGCGATGCCGCCATCGTGCCGCTGGTCGACATCCCCATGTATGTGATGACGCCCGAGTTCGGTGCCGCCAGCCAGCTCGAAAAGATCGACATGCTGGACTTCGCCCAGTTCGTCGCCATCAACAAGTTCGACCGCAAGGGCGCGCTGGACGCGCTGCGCGATGTGGCCAAGCAGGTGCAGCGCAACCGCGAGGCCTTCACGGTGATGCCGGACCAGATGCCGGTGTTCGGCACCATGGCCAGCCGCTTCAACGACGACGGCGTGACCGCGCTCTACCAGGCGCTCAAGCCGGTGCTGATCGAGAAGGGCCTGAAGCTCAAGGCCGGCCGCCTGAGCCCCGTGGCCACCCGCCACAGCACGCACCAGGTGCCCATCGTGCCGGCCGCGCGGGTGCGCTACCTGGCCGAGATTGCCGACACCGTGCGCGGCTACAAGGCCAAGGCCCGCGCCCAGGCCAAGCTGGCGCGCGAAATCCAGCAACTGCGCGGCTCGCAGGCCATGCTCAAGGCCTGCAAGCACGAGGTGCCGGCCACGTTGGAAGCCCTGGCCGTTGAGCGCGAGGGCCAGATGCTGCCGGAAAGCCGCAAGTTGCTGGCCCAGTGGCCGGACATGCAAAAGGCATACGCCGGCGACGAGTACGTGGTGAAGATCCGCGACAAGGAGATCCGCACCCAGCTGGTGCAGGCTTCGCTCTCCGGCACCAAGATCCGCAAGGTGGTGCTGCCCACCTACGAGTGCCAGGGCGAGCTTTTGAAGTGGCTGATGCTGGACAACGTGCCCGGCAGCTTCCCCTACACCGCCGGCGTGTTCGCCTTCAAGCGCGAGGGCGAGGACCCGACCCGCATGTTCGCCGGCGAGGGCGACGCCTTCCGCACCAACCGCCGCTTCAAACTGGTGAGCGAAGGCCTGCCGGCCAAGCGCCTCTCCACCGCCTTTGATTCGGTCACGCTTTACGGCGCCGACCCCGCACCGCGCCCCGACATCTACGGCAAGGTGGGCAATAGCGGGGTGAGCATCGCCACGCTGGACGACATGAAGGTGCTCTACAGCGGCTTCAATCTGTGCGATCCGGCGACCTCGGTCTCCATGACCATCAACGGACCGGCGCCCACCATCCTGGCGATGTTCATGAACACCGCCATCGACCAGCAGCTCGAAAAGTTCAAGCTGGACAACGGCCGCGAGCCCACGGACACCGAGGCTTCAAAAGTGCGCGAATGGGTGCTGGCCAATGTGCGCGGCACCGTGCAGGCCGACATCCTCAAAGAGGACCAGGGCCAGAACACCTGCATCTTCTCGACCGAGTTCTCGCTCAAGGTGATGGGCGACATCGCGAGCTACTTCGTGCACCACAACGTGCGCAACTTCTACTCGGTGTCGATCAGCGGCTATCACATCGCCGAGGCGGGTGCCAATCCCATCAGCCAGCTCGCCTTCACGCTATCGAACGGTTTCACCTTCGTGGAGGCCTATCTGGCGCGCGGCATGCACATCGATGACTTCGCGCCCAACCTAAGCTTCTTCTTCTCGAACGGCATGGACCCCGAGTACACCGTGCTGGGCCGCGTGGCGCGCCGCATCTGGGCCACCTCGATGCGCGACAAATACGGCGCCAACGAACGCAGCCAGAAGCTCAAGTACCACGTGCAGACCTCGGGCCGCAGCCTGCACGCGCAGGAGATCGCCTTCAACGACATCCGCACCACGCTGCAGGCGCTGATCGCGATCTACGACAACTGCAACAGCCTGCACACCAACGCCTACGACGAGGCGATCACCACGCCCACCGAAGAATCGGTACGCCGCGCGATGGCGATCCAGATGATCATCAACCGCGAGTGGGGTCTGGCCAAGAACGAGAACCCCAACCAGGGCGCCTTCGTCATCGACGAGCTGACCGAGTTGGTGGAAGAGGCGGTGCTGGCCGAGTTCGAAAAGATTGCCGAGCGCGGCGGCGTGCTGGGGGCGATGGAGACCGGCTACCAGCGCAGCAAGATCCAGGAAGAGAGCATGCATTACGAGATGCTCAAGCACACCGGCGAGTACCCCATCATCGGCGTCAACACCTTCCGCAACCCGCATGGCGACCCGGTGCCCGAGCACATCGAACTGGCGCGCTCGACCGAGGAAGAAAAGCAGTCGCAACTCACGCGACTGGCGGACTTCCAGGCCCGCAATGCGGCGCAGAGTGGCCCCATGCTCAAGCGCCTGCAGCAGGCCGTGATCGACAACGGCAATGTGTTCGAGGTGCTGATGGACGCCGTGCGCGTGTGCTCGCTGGGCCAGATCACCAGCGCGCTGTTCGAGGTGGGTGGGCAGTACCGGCGCAGCATGTAA